Part of the Phormidium ambiguum IAM M-71 genome is shown below.
ATTAATTTCCGTACCACCATCAAAAATTTGAATTTCATTTTCTGTTGGTGCGCTTTCTTCGTTAACGGCGGCTTTGATGACAAAATCAAAAGGATTGTTTTGATTATTTTCGGTAACAAAACTGAACGTACCTTCAGTATTAGTGGCTTTTGAAGTGTCAAATTTCAAGGTGAAAGTTTCTTCGCTGTTGGGTGTAATGGTGTCAGGAACTTCCCCTTCAATTGTAAAACCTTCGGGTAAGGTGAAATCGCTTAAGTTTAGTGCTTCATTGCTGGGATTTTTGATGGTGAAAGTTTTGTTGAGAGTTTCACCTATGTTAACTGTACCAAAGTCGATCGCGCTTGTACTGCCATCATTAATTTCCGTACCACCATCAAAAAGTTGAATTTCATTTTCTGTTGGCGTGGGAGTAGTATCATCACCTATTGCAGCATTAACAGCAAAGTTAAAAGGACTTTCATCTCGATCGTTCGTAAGGAGTGAAATTACTCCGTCAAAATTACCTGCTTTTGCTGTATCAACTGCGATGGTAAAATTGGCTTTACTATTGGGATTAACAATGCCAGGGATAATTCCTTCTAAACAATAACCATCAGGTAATTCCCAACCATTAATATTCAGAGTATCAGTAGGGCTGGTATTTTCAATGGTGAAGGTTTTAGTTAAATCATCACCAACATTAACGGTACCAAAATCCACTTTTCCAGTATCATCAGGAATCCCCGTTCCGCCAACAAATAAATCAATTTCTGGGTTTAATGTTGTGGAGGGTGAACCTTCATCATCAAGAATATTGAGGACTGCTGTACTTTGTTGTCCAACTGTTGCGCCACCTGTGCAATCACACAAGGTCAAATTAATAGTTTCAGTACCTTCAATTTCTGTGTCGTTAGTGAGGGGAATGTCGATCGTTTTAGGAGAAGTATCTCCATCTTCCCATTCCACTGTAATAAAGCTGTTGTCGTAGTCTACGGGTGCAGCTAAAGGTGCAGTTCCTCCAATAGCAGTACCACCATTTAATAACACTTTTGTACTGACTGGGCCGCTACTACCACCTGTGCGATTTATTGTTACTGATGCGATTGGTGTACCGTCTTCGTTAACAGCAAAAGTGGGACTGCCAAATTCAATAGTTCCAGCATCAGCAGCTTCTACTGAATCACCATTATCTGTAATAGTAACTGTGGTTGTTTGTGGTGATTCAACTGTTGCGCCATTGAAGGGAAAACCTAAACTTAAATCAAAGGTTTCTTCGCCTTCTCCTATATCATCTGAAACAATGGGAATTGCAACTGTTTGGCTGGTTTCTCCGGGGGCAAAATTAACTAAAATTGGAGTGTTGTCGTAATCAGTTGTTGCGGTGGCTGTTCCCTCAGTGGCAAATAATGTGGCGCTGACGGCTTCATCAATACTACCTGTACGATTGATGGTGACATTAAGTTCGGGTGTACCATCTTCGGTAATGCTATAGTTTTGTCGATCGAATGACAGGTAGTTATTGATTCTAACGGTGGAGTAGGTAAAGTCAGCTTTGGTAAGGTTGGTAAAGTCTATTCCTTGTAAGTTGGCTAAAAATTCGCCTGTTGATTTGTCTTGAATTACGGTATTGCCAACATTTTCGCCGCTACCTTGAAATATATTAAGGTCATCAAAAGTTAATCCACCTGTTAAGGCAATTAAATCTAAACCGTCACCAAAATCTGTTATGTAGGTAGCTTCTGCGATCGTACTTCCACCTGTACTTAAAAAACCAGCTACATCGTTCCGTCTGCCAATTACAAATACATCATCGCCAGTACCACCAGTTAAGCTATCTACACCTAAATCTCCCCAAAGAACATCGTTATCTTTGTCACCAAATAATTGGTCATTTTCCTGACCACCGAAGATAGTATCTTCGCCTTGTCCACCGTAAATTGTGTCGTTACTTGTGTTGCCATAAAGAATATCTGAATCTTCGTTGCCAAATACTAAATCGTCATCAGCACCACCGAATAAAGTATCGTTTCCTTGTGCTCCGTATAAAGCATCTTTACCATCTCCGGGGATATCGACATCTTCAAAAGGAGCACCAAATATTATGTCATCATCTTCAGCACCAATGAGAGTATCGCTACCTAAATCACCGAGTAAAGTATCATTGCCGTTGCTAGCAGTAATAAAGTCATTATTCTGTCCACCACGCAATATTTCGTCGCTTTCATTGCCTCTAATTGTATCTCTGCCTTGGTTGCCATTGATCAGTTCTATTTCTTCGTTTGCAATTAAAATATCTTCGCTTTCTGCACCTAAAATTGTATCTGTATTTTCTGTTCCGGCAATGTAATCTGAAGCAGATGTGCCGATTAATAAATTATTACTAATTGCTGTTTGTGAAATTGCCATTTTAATCTCCGTAAGTGCATAAGAAACAGACATCTAGTGCTTAGGCTACCTACAGTTTTTTGGTGTTCCCTCTTCACATCTATAGATAAATTTATAAAATTGAAACCTTAATCCCGGCTTCATCTTCCTTTATATAGGTTAATTTCTAACCATAGATAGATTATTAAAATTTTCTAAAATTAGCTATTTGGATGGGGAAATTTTTCTTGATAAAACAACTTTTTCGCTAGAAAACCTTTATTTTAGAAGCATTAAGCTATACAGCTAATTTCGACCATTACGAAAAAATAACTCAACAATTATATTTTTTATTACGATGAAATAATAGTAATTTTAATAATCAGGCAGACCAAATATTTCTCTAGACTAATGATTTAATTTTGAGTTTATCTTATGGCGGTTTGCAGATAACCAAGGTACAGAATGGCAGGTTTAAGGAACGGGGAACAGAAAATCAAACTTAGATATATCTCAACGCTAGAGGTGGTGCTAAAGCGATCGGTATAGGTGATTATTTAGGATTGTTTAAATTCTATTCCACTATATTTATCTCGATTTACTGTGCAACTGGTGCGGAAACAATACCTATATCTTCTAAGTATTTAGCTACTCTAAAAACTAATGCTTCTTTGTAAGGTGCGCCGATAATTTGTACTCCTAAAGGTAAGTTGTTTGGACGTTGTACAGGTACAGAAATTATTGGTAAACCGACAAAAGATAAAGGTTGAGTAAATAATCCTAAGTTAGGACGAACTAACATTTCTTCGCCAGCAATTATCATTTTTTCTTGCCCAATTTTAGGGGCAGCACAAGGAGTTGTAGGAGCAATAATGATATCTACTTCGGAAAATATTTCTCGGAGTCGATCGCGGTACCAACGCCGAAATTTCTGAGCTTGAATGTACCAATTAGCGGGGATTAATGCGCCTGCCATAAAGCGATCCCGTGTGGCAATATCAAAATCTTGGGGACGAGATTTGATGTTTTTTAAATGTAAATTTGCACCTTCACTAGCAGTAATAATAAATGCTGCTGCCTTTGCTCGATCTGGTTCGGGAATAGTGACTATTTCAGTAGTATTTAAAGCCAGAGCAATTTGGGCAACTGCTGCTAATACTTCTGGTTCGGCATTTTCGGCAAAATAGTCGCCAGCGATCGCAATTCTTAATCCTTCAATTCCTTGATTTAATTGTGGTAAACAAGCTTCTGGTGGTTTTTTTGTACAAACTGGATCGCTGGGATCTTCTCCTTGCAAAATGTCAAAAATAGCGGCAAGATCTCTAACCGATCGCGCAAAAGGGCCTATATGATCTAAGCTAGATGCAAATAAAAATACACCAGACCGTGATAAACGACCGTAAGTAGGTTTTAAACCAAAAATTCCACAAAAAGCCGCAGGTACTCTAATCGATCCATTAGTATCAGAACCTAAAGTAATTGGTACCAATCCAGCGGCGACAGCAGCAGCGGAACCACCAGAAGAACCACCAGCAATACAATCAAGATTATGAGGATTACGAGTTGGCCCATAATGGCTATTTTCGGTGACAAAACCGTAGGCGTATTCGTCCATATTTAACGCGCCAACAAGAATTGCGCCTGCTTTTTTTAACCTAGCAACTGCGGTAGCATCGCGGGTAGCTGGAGGATTTTCGGCGTTAATTTTTGCCCCAGCTAAAGTTGTAATTCCGGCAACATCAAAGAGGTTTTTAACTGCAAAAGGTGCTCCGGCTAAAATACCTGGATCTTTGCCTTCAAGAATAGATCGATCGATTTTTTCTGCTTCTGCCAAAGCCGTTTCAGCTATGACATGAGTGAAGCAATTATACTTGTAGTTTCGATCGGCAATTCGCGCTAATGATGCAGCGACAATTGATTTAGCTGAAACTTCTCTTTGTTTAACTACTTCGGCGATTTGGGTAGCATCAGGAAAACCGTAAGACATTCGATTTTAGATTTTAAATTTTGGATTGATTATACAAATAAATTTCGATTTTTGTTTATGGTTCAAATATGGGAGCAATTTCCAGATCTTCAGGCAAAGGGAATTCTGTAACTAATTTGGCGATCGTCATAATTCGCTCAAAGTTTTGGATTACACTTGGACGATATTCTGAGTCGATCGACAAATCTACTAATTTAGATATTGTATCAACGTATTCAGCGGCGGCATTGGGGATTTTTTCTTCCATGATGCTGGTTTTGCCATTGGGTTCAATTTTAGTATTTTAACAGTTAATCAGATTACTAGCGAAAATAAATTTATCCGTCAACTATCAAGTAAATTTTTCACAGATTGATGAGAGAGCTAGTATCATAAATAAAAATGGATAGACATTTTATCTATCCATTTTTATTTACAGCAACGATCCCAAATTAGCGATATCACCTCTGAATTTTTACCTGATTGAGCGGCGCTTCATTAATGAACCGACACCAAATGCACCAAAAGCTAATAAACTGAGAACTGAAGTAGGTTCAGGAATAGAAGTTTCGCCCGCAAAATCATAACCTTGAATTTGAAAGGTAACGCGAGAACGAGCTTTAATTTCATTGGGATTAATACTTGGCCAATTCATCTTTACTGTGCCAGTTAAAGATGTAATCTCTTCGGGACTAGAAAAGAATTTTTTATTCAAACTTTGAGCTTCTGCTACTTGCCCAATGGAACTGCTAAAAACGCTATCTACTACTCCTGATGTATCAGTCACATCCTCACCATTTAGAGTTTTTACTATGAAGTCAATTTGTGTTCCTGCTTCTACTCTTCTAGTACCTAAAGCCGGAGCATCATAACTTCTAGTATCAACGTTTGTCAGCAAAGAAAATCCATTAAAAATGTTAGGTGAAGGATTCAATAAAGAATACAAAATTTCTTCTCCACCAACAGTAAATTTAGCAATTTGACCATCCCAATTAAATGACCAATCTACTATTTCGCCATCGTTCCAATCACGATAAATTTGTCCTGTGTTGTTTGCTTGAGCACCGTTGGGACCGATCGCAAATTCATAATCTTCTCTAAAAGGTGCGCCTGCACGACCTTCCACTTTCCACCCCAAATCCACCCACCCACCTGGCGCGGGTGCGTAAGGATCATCCTGCACTAGTTTTAACTGAACAGCAAATGCAGGAATGGCAAACCCTAAAGTACCTGCGGTAACGCCAAGTGCTGCGGACATGGCGAGCAAACTTGTCCTACTCATACCCTGATTCCTTGCAGCTATTTCTGCCGCGATCGCAAAACTTACGTATTACTACACAAGCTTAACGTTATATTCATAAAATCTTTATTTAAACTTCATATTAAAAACTATTTTCAAGTAAAATCTACGTAATACTACTGATTGTCTGCCAGGGTTGGAAACAATCAATCTCAGCTTTTATCAGGAGCGAGATGCAAGAATAATCAAGTAAAAGACTAAAATAAGAGATTAAGTGCGATCGATAATTATTAAAATTAATGGGAGTATTTACGAGGTGAAAATCGGAGTATTCTTAAGCGATTTAGGCAAAACAGCAGTTTATTATCCAAAGTTAGCAAAAGTCACTGGTAGCGTGACATCTTGTATATTTTTTTGTCAGATTTTACACTGTAAGAATCAATCAAATAATCCTTATAATTGGGTAAGTCTTAGTGTAAAAGAAATCGAACAAGAAACTGGGTTAACTCCCAAAGAACAAGAATTAGCACGCCAAGAATTAATTGAAAGATCTTTGCTGAAAGAAAGATTGGTTGATCGGCAAAGTAACACATTAGAATTTTGGCTTAACTTAGAAGCTTTAGAAGAAAAATTACATGAATTATTACATGAATTAAAAAGCAATTACACAGACAATAGCCAAATAAAAAATAATGCAACTAATAGAGAATTAATTAAACAAAATTCCCCAAACAAAAATGAACAAATTATCCCTTGGCAACGTCCACCAATTGCCGTAAAAGTTACTCCAAATTACCAATTTAGCGGCCCTTGGAAAACTCCTGAACAATGTGCAGAATTTCAAAGAGTTTTATTAGAATATGCCAAAGAAAAAGGTTTTTACAATCCCGCAGAATGGGTATTTAAAACAATAGACGGCATAACTAAAGGAATAGTATCGCCTTTTTGGGATGAATTTATCCAAGGAATTCCATTAGGAGAAAGCCAAAAAATTAAGCGAGATTGGGAAATTGAACCCGGAATTGCTTATCCTGCTTTTGAGGAAGAACGAATACAATATTATGTACAGAAAGGTGAACCTTTAGAAGTTGCGGTATCTAAAGCGCGTTCTGATTTACGAAATCCAGTGTTGGGAAAAGATTTGTGGGAAGGTTTTTTAAGGAAATGCGATCGCATTGCAGATGAAGCAATTAAAGCCAAAAAATTAGGAATAAATACGCCTTATTTACCACCATCTTTTATGGATAAACCTAATGTAACTAAAGAAAGCGTTATGAATAAATTGGCAACCTTATCACCCCAGTTTTCCTTAAATTCATCTAATTCTCAATCTATTTCCGAACTTAATCAAAATAAAGAAAATATAGAAGATGAAAATACAAATTTAACTAATAATCCTCCCAGAGTAGAAACTTTGCAAGCAGCTTATAAAACTCCAACGGGTCGAACTTTGGTAGAAAAGCAAATTGCTGCCCATCCTGAATGGGGTTATGCCATTATTAATGGTGAAGTGGTAGATATTACTCCTTTTTAAGCTGAATAATATGAAAAGAATTGATAGAATTGATGGTCTAAGTTTAGGAAGAATGCCTCTTTCACCCAAAGAAAGAGAGAATTTACAGCAAGGAAAATTGCAAAAACAAAAGGAAGAAGGATATCAAATTTTGGCAGAACTTTGCCGTTTAGGTGAGTACAACGCAGCGAGAAATTTAGCGAATAAAAATCTTAGTTGGGGTTATGAAATAGTGGATGGAGAGGTGATGGAAAAGGAAGATTAATTATAAATACAGTTCCCCGACTTCTTCCAGAAGTCGGGGAAATAACAAATTTAAACAAACTCAAATTCTAATTGATGACTTTGAGCAAAGTTATGTGTGAAGTGATCGACTATGTTTGTATCAGCAAGTTCTAAGTTATAAAAATCTACAAACTCATGATCGAAATATGGGCCAGCGTGCCAAGTTCCTACTTCTAATTTAATAAAACAATTTCCGGGAATGCGAAAGGCAGTAATTTGTTCGATCGCTGGTTGGTCAGTGTTAATATTAGGAGGAGCTACTGCTATTAACCAATCTTTTCCGGCTAAAGAACCAAGACATTGGGTGCAATTAACATGGCGAGTAATTTTATGAAACTTGCGTCCTTTATTAGTTAAGTGCATAATATAAAATCGAGGTGTCCCATTTTGTAAATTTAACTGTGCATCCTCTGTGTCAAAAGCTTTGCCGTCTTGACTGGGAAAAATCACCTGTCCAAAAGCACGAAAATTTTCTACAGTAATTAATTGTGGAGAAATTTGTTTTAATACTAATGATTGACTCATGGTTTGAATTAAATAAATGATATTATTAATGTATCTCAAAATACTGTCTGATTTGGCATAAAGAATTATCAGTATAATCAACTTATTATCAAAAGTTAGGAAATAAGGCGATCGCAATATGTCTCCAAACCTTCCCAGACGACAATTTATCTACTATGCTTCAGCTGCTTTAGGTACTAGTTTATTACTAAAAGCCTGTACTAATAATCAAAATTCCATCCCGCCAACCGCTAGTAATTCAAATACTAATACAACCAGTGTTACTAATACAAAGAATTTAAAAATAGCAATGGTTTTGCCAGGAATTACTACTGATAAAGCATGGAATCAAGCAGGTTTTGAAGGATTGAACACAGCGAAAAGCAAACTAGGAGTAGAAACCGCATTTGTTGAAAAAATAGCACAAGCAGATCAAACAGAAGCTTTATCAGATTTTGCCAGACGCGGCTACAATTTAATATTTGCTCATGGTGGTCAATTTGATGCAGCAATTCAACAAATAGCATCTCAATTTCCGCAAACATTTTTTGTGGGTGTAAATGGTGCAGTACAAGGTGCAAATATGGCATCTTTACGAATCGATCATTTACAAACAAGTTATATTTGCGGCATCATTGGCGCAAATATGACAAAATCAAATAAACTGGCTTATTTAGCCGCACAATCTTTTCAAGCAACTGATGAAGAATTGCGAGGATTTGAGTTAGGCGCTAAATCAGTTAAACCGAATATTCAAATAACACCAAGTTACACTGGTGATTGGAATGATGCAGCCAAAGCAAAAGAAGCATCATTAGCTTTAATTTCATCAGGAGTTGATGTAATTTATCAATGGTTAGATAATGCCTCACCTGCTGTTTTACAAACCGCAGCCGAAAAAGGTGTTTTTGCTTTTGGTAACACCACAGATCAACTAAATGTAGCACCAAAAGCAGTATTAACTAGTGCAGTAAAAAGGATTGATTTAGCTATTGCTTATTTAGCTGAATTAGCAACAAAAAATAGTCTCAAAGGTGAAATTTATACAATTGGTTTGGAAAAACCGGAAATCCTTTATTTAGGAAGTTTTGGTGCAATGGTTCCCAAAGATTTGCAGCAAAAAGCATTGCAAACAAAACAGGCAATTTTATCGAAAAAAGTACTGTTTGAAGCTTGTCAAGAAAATGGAAAAAGTACGCGCTGTGTTAAGCAAGCATAGTTGAATAGATAGCCGAATTCTTCAAGAAGTCGGCTATCTCTATCTCTCCTTTTTTCTATATTTTCTCTGCGTCTGGAGTGGTTCAATAATGACTTACTTGCGACTCGAAGGCATTACTAAAAGCTTTGGAAATTTTGTTGCAAATGATAATATTAACTTAACTGTTG
Proteins encoded:
- a CDS encoding choice-of-anchor D domain-containing protein encodes the protein MAISQTAISNNLLIGTSASDYIAGTENTDTILGAESEDILIANEEIELINGNQGRDTIRGNESDEILRGGQNNDFITASNGNDTLLGDLGSDTLIGAEDDDIIFGAPFEDVDIPGDGKDALYGAQGNDTLFGGADDDLVFGNEDSDILYGNTSNDTIYGGQGEDTIFGGQENDQLFGDKDNDVLWGDLGVDSLTGGTGDDVFVIGRRNDVAGFLSTGGSTIAEATYITDFGDGLDLIALTGGLTFDDLNIFQGSGENVGNTVIQDKSTGEFLANLQGIDFTNLTKADFTYSTVRINNYLSFDRQNYSITEDGTPELNVTINRTGSIDEAVSATLFATEGTATATTDYDNTPILVNFAPGETSQTVAIPIVSDDIGEGEETFDLSLGFPFNGATVESPQTTTVTITDNGDSVEAADAGTIEFGSPTFAVNEDGTPIASVTINRTGGSSGPVSTKVLLNGGTAIGGTAPLAAPVDYDNSFITVEWEDGDTSPKTIDIPLTNDTEIEGTETINLTLCDCTGGATVGQQSTAVLNILDDEGSPSTTLNPEIDLFVGGTGIPDDTGKVDFGTVNVGDDLTKTFTIENTSPTDTLNINGWELPDGYCLEGIIPGIVNPNSKANFTIAVDTAKAGNFDGVISLLTNDRDESPFNFAVNAAIGDDTTPTPTENEIQLFDGGTEINDGSTSAIDFGTVNIGETLNKTFTIKNPSNEALNLSDFTLPEGFTIEGEVPDTITPNSEETFTLKFDTSKATNTEGTFSFVTENNQNNPFDFVIKAAVNEESAPTENEIQIFDGGTEINDGSTSAIDFGTVNIGETLNKTFTIKNPSNEALNLSDFTLPEGFTIEGEVPDTITPNSEETFTLKFDTSKATNTEGTFSFVTENNQNNPFDFVIKAAVNETETPIDTGADIQVLDEGIYNLPDGEVIPVDFGTAHVGKTLNKTFSIRNTSSEETLNITNVTLPKGFSFEEELPDNLPPNSEQSFTINVDTSTAGTYEGDIIFETNDSDENPFNFVIKGTVNEESEIQEGGEVQIFDGGTEINDGSTNLLDFGIVNIEESLSKTFTVKNSSSSETLVLSNLTLPEGFSLEGEFPETVAPNSEANFTIKVDTTQITNWEGTFSFDTSDPDRNPFDFMIGASISDPSAPVEIFGSNGRDRIQGDDDGVDIITPGGGADIITWKNVPPQGITDEIIGFVPNEDKLQFAVANFGNISSITPVTVTDLSAEGTNISGNNLIIFDQSVSFADRNEVDLALAQQNGTSNFPAFFVYSANGEQYLGYDPIVNNAGDATNIAKLDVAPTAESFSFFN
- a CDS encoding Asp-tRNA(Asn)/Glu-tRNA(Gln) amidotransferase GatCAB subunit A; protein product: MSYGFPDATQIAEVVKQREVSAKSIVAASLARIADRNYKYNCFTHVIAETALAEAEKIDRSILEGKDPGILAGAPFAVKNLFDVAGITTLAGAKINAENPPATRDATAVARLKKAGAILVGALNMDEYAYGFVTENSHYGPTRNPHNLDCIAGGSSGGSAAAVAAGLVPITLGSDTNGSIRVPAAFCGIFGLKPTYGRLSRSGVFLFASSLDHIGPFARSVRDLAAIFDILQGEDPSDPVCTKKPPEACLPQLNQGIEGLRIAIAGDYFAENAEPEVLAAVAQIALALNTTEIVTIPEPDRAKAAAFIITASEGANLHLKNIKSRPQDFDIATRDRFMAGALIPANWYIQAQKFRRWYRDRLREIFSEVDIIIAPTTPCAAPKIGQEKMIIAGEEMLVRPNLGLFTQPLSFVGLPIISVPVQRPNNLPLGVQIIGAPYKEALVFRVAKYLEDIGIVSAPVAQ
- a CDS encoding DUF4089 domain-containing protein, which produces MEEKIPNAAAEYVDTISKLVDLSIDSEYRPSVIQNFERIMTIAKLVTEFPLPEDLEIAPIFEP
- a CDS encoding choice-of-anchor W domain-containing protein yields the protein MSRTSLLAMSAALGVTAGTLGFAIPAFAVQLKLVQDDPYAPAPGGWVDLGWKVEGRAGAPFREDYEFAIGPNGAQANNTGQIYRDWNDGEIVDWSFNWDGQIAKFTVGGEEILYSLLNPSPNIFNGFSLLTNVDTRSYDAPALGTRRVEAGTQIDFIVKTLNGEDVTDTSGVVDSVFSSSIGQVAEAQSLNKKFFSSPEEITSLTGTVKMNWPSINPNEIKARSRVTFQIQGYDFAGETSIPEPTSVLSLLAFGAFGVGSLMKRRSIR
- a CDS encoding ureidoglycolate lyase, translated to MSQSLVLKQISPQLITVENFRAFGQVIFPSQDGKAFDTEDAQLNLQNGTPRFYIMHLTNKGRKFHKITRHVNCTQCLGSLAGKDWLIAVAPPNINTDQPAIEQITAFRIPGNCFIKLEVGTWHAGPYFDHEFVDFYNLELADTNIVDHFTHNFAQSHQLEFEFV
- a CDS encoding BMP family protein, whose product is MSPNLPRRQFIYYASAALGTSLLLKACTNNQNSIPPTASNSNTNTTSVTNTKNLKIAMVLPGITTDKAWNQAGFEGLNTAKSKLGVETAFVEKIAQADQTEALSDFARRGYNLIFAHGGQFDAAIQQIASQFPQTFFVGVNGAVQGANMASLRIDHLQTSYICGIIGANMTKSNKLAYLAAQSFQATDEELRGFELGAKSVKPNIQITPSYTGDWNDAAKAKEASLALISSGVDVIYQWLDNASPAVLQTAAEKGVFAFGNTTDQLNVAPKAVLTSAVKRIDLAIAYLAELATKNSLKGEIYTIGLEKPEILYLGSFGAMVPKDLQQKALQTKQAILSKKVLFEACQENGKSTRCVKQA